Part of the Candidatus Zixiibacteriota bacterium genome is shown below.
TGGCAGTGGAAGCGATTTCCACTGTCAGAATTGACGGAGTGCTCAGGGTATTTCGGGCGAAGTCCCCCCTTGACGGACTCACGACCATCCCACTCAGACCGGGAGATTCCTTCCCAGTACGCGTCGAGAGATTGCTATCCCTCCTCTACACGGCCGAAGCGAACGATGGAGCGATGGTGCAGGAGTTCTTGAGCAATGTCCATCGAAAACCAAACCACATTCACCTTGAGATAAGAATGCGCGCGACACCCATCGGGCAAGGTGGTCAGTCAATCGATCGGACACAGTACTGGAAGCGAGATCTTCAGGTGAGTAACGATGATTGGAGACAAGAACTCGAGCCAGCGGATCGGTTCTTTGCCACACGCTGACGCCACGAACAGGCGTAGATACGCACCAACAGCCCCGCTTCTCGCCCTTGTAGTCGCTGGTGCGCTTCTGACATCCTCCTGCGTCACCACCGGCCCCGGTGGGGAGAAGTCGTTCATCCTGATTTCCGATGCCGAGGAGGCCCAGATCGGTCATGATGTCGATTCCACCGTCCGGGCGGAGAACACGCTGCTCCCCGACACGGCGTGGCAAAACTATCTCACTCGCGTGGGGGAGAGGATTGTCAAGGTTTGCGACCGTCCCAACCTGGAATGGGAATTCCATGTGATCGAATCCGACCAGATCAATGCCTTCGCCATTCCCGGCGGGCATGTCTACTTCTATACCGGCATTCTACGGATGATGGACGACGAAGCTGAGCTGGCGGCGGTGATGGCGCATGAGGTCTCCCATGTCGTCGGGCGTCACTCAGTCAAGAGTCTGCAGGCGGCACTGGGCGGCGTGCTTGCGTTGCAGATCGCTCTCGGCGACAGATCCGAGGGTGCCGCTGGAAAACTCGCCGGGATGGCATTGGGCATCGCGCTGACCGGGTATGGACGTGGCCACGAGCTCGAGGCCGACCGCTACGGCGTTTACTACATGCAAAAGGCGGGATACAATCCCTCCGGCGCCCGCAGCATGTTCACCAAACTGGCCGAGTTGGGCGGTGGCCAGTCGCACGGGTTCTTCGAGAAGCTGGCATCGACCCACCCGGAGACGCAGGAACGCATTGCGAAGATCGACGCCCAGATTGCCGCCATGCCGCGCTCCGTTGACACTCTGCCCACCTACAAAGAGCGCTACCAAACGCTGAAGAAGCGTCTCCCACCTCCGGCCCCGGATTCCACGAAGACCCGGTAGGCGGGTGACCCGGTGCTTGCGCGCCTCTGGCGCGGGTCGCCCGTGGGCGCACGCCGTGCGCCCCGACGCCCATCAATGGATCCCATTCTGACACAATAGCATACTGCGCGTATCTCATCGGTTGCATCAGGCGCTATGGTGTACAGGGACGCGTGTGCCACGCACAAGCCCTTGGGGCTGCAACCCCAAGAGCTTGTGAGTGCCACCCAGTCGACGGCGACAGGCAATCCCGGGAATAATGCGGACCCTGAGCGGTAGTGCATGTGGGAGAGGCGCGATGAGTAGATACCGGACATTCGTATTCGCAGCCCCCTTCGCCGCATTGCTGATCTCCGCCATCTGGTGTACAGGCGCCATCCTCACCGGCTGCCACTCCAACGCCAACGGCGGCAATTCATTGGGCGACTCGTTTTTCCCGCTCGCCAAAGGGAATCGCTGGGTCTTTGCCTGGTTCGAGCACGGGCGGGAAATGGGACACGACACGGTCACGATCGACATGGCGGCCGTGGTCGACGGCGTCAAGTACTACCGCGCGCAGGCGCACTGGCCGGGATTCGCGGGCGGACTGTGGATCAGGCGCGACGCGGCCGGTAATCTCGGCTGGGTGGAGCATCCGGGGCAACGACAGACCGTGTTCCTGTACCCCTCGGCCAAAGTCGGTGAGCGCTGGGCCACGGGGTTCGCCGCTGACCCATGCGCCGACACTTTCGCGATGTCGGATGATTATGCCATCATCGCGACGCCCTACGGGTTGTTTGACGGCACGCGACAGATCAGCGCGGTGAACCAGTGCGCCGA
Proteins encoded:
- a CDS encoding M48 family metallopeptidase, which produces MIGDKNSSQRIGSLPHADATNRRRYAPTAPLLALVVAGALLTSSCVTTGPGGEKSFILISDAEEAQIGHDVDSTVRAENTLLPDTAWQNYLTRVGERIVKVCDRPNLEWEFHVIESDQINAFAIPGGHVYFYTGILRMMDDEAELAAVMAHEVSHVVGRHSVKSLQAALGGVLALQIALGDRSEGAAGKLAGMALGIALTGYGRGHELEADRYGVYYMQKAGYNPSGARSMFTKLAELGGGQSHGFFEKLASTHPETQERIAKIDAQIAAMPRSVDTLPTYKERYQTLKKRLPPPAPDSTKTR